The window TGACAACGTCCAGGCCGTGAACCGGTACGCACGCCAACACCTCGGCCATCACCCGGTCGCCGCCGGGGCGCTTACGCAATGCACGCTGCAAAGACAACAATGGCGACGGCATCTCGGCAAACGGCGCACCGTTGCGTAACGCGCCCGGCTTGCGCTCCAGCAACGGGATATAGTGTTGCCAGTCATAGCTGACCTGGTCGCGGTCGAACAACCGTGCATGACTGGCAATCAGGGCATCGTCGGCGTACAGATCGAGCCTTTCCGGATACAGCCTGACACTGACTCGACGGTTGGCCCAGCGACACAGTACCGAATAACGATTGCGCTTCACGGTCACCAGGCAAGTGCTGGATACGCGAGCCACCACCTCGATGTAGCCGTCAAACATTCCGGGCATTGGCATCAGATGGGGTTGCTCGATCTCCACGGCCTCTTGCACGGTCATGCCGCTGGCATCCGGGCAAGGAATTTCAGCCCATAATGCCCGGCAGCGACTTTCCAACCACACGTTCAACTCTGCAAAGCTACCAAAGCATTGTTGCCCTGCATCCTGCCAGATACGGCGCCGACTATCCTGCACATTTTTCTCGACGATACCTTTCTCCCAGCCGGACGCCACATTGCAAAAGTCCGGATCAAACAGGTAATAAGCCGTCAGCGCCGCAAAGCGCGCGTTGACAATGCGCTCCTTGCCGCTCTGCACTTTATCGACCGCCGTTTTCATGTTGTCGTAGATGCCGCGCAACGGTACGCCACCCAGTACCCGAAAGGCACGGCTATGGGCATCGAACAGCATTTCGTGGCTTTGGCTGGGATAGGCCACCAGCAAAAAAGCCCGACTGGCGCAGAGTTTGGTATGAGCGACTTGTAAGCGCCGGTAAATACCGCCGACCACCAAGGACTCTTCACTCCAATCGAATTGAAAGGCCTCACCCCAACGGAATTTCAACGGCACGAACGCGTGTTTGCCGGCGTCGCTGGTACCGGCCTTGCGCCACGCCCGAATGTAATCGGTCAACTGCGTATAGCCACCGTCATAGCCGGCTTTCCGCAACTCTTCCAACAACCTCAATGCGGTACGTCTGTCGCGCTTGGGACGATAGCTATCGGCTATCAGGGCTTGCTTGAGCTGCTCTTCGTAAGGCGTCAGCTTGGTGGGTACCGAGCGACGTTGATAAGCAGGTTCGCTGCCATTAGGCATTCTCAGCCATTTTTTGACGGTATTGCGAGACAGACTGGTGCGTCTGGCAATCTCATTAATGGACAACTTATCGCGGAAATACATCCGCCGGATTTTGGCGTATAGGATCATGGTTATCACCCTTTAGGTTCCTGTCTAATTTCTGGACAGGACAGGTTAATAACCCTGGTCAATCTTCAGCCGGAATTTACCGGTTTACTTGGTCAATTTTCAACCGGCGTC of the Methylomonas sp. MK1 genome contains:
- the istA gene encoding IS21 family transposase; the protein is MILYAKIRRMYFRDKLSINEIARRTSLSRNTVKKWLRMPNGSEPAYQRRSVPTKLTPYEEQLKQALIADSYRPKRDRRTALRLLEELRKAGYDGGYTQLTDYIRAWRKAGTSDAGKHAFVPLKFRWGEAFQFDWSEESLVVGGIYRRLQVAHTKLCASRAFLLVAYPSQSHEMLFDAHSRAFRVLGGVPLRGIYDNMKTAVDKVQSGKERIVNARFAALTAYYLFDPDFCNVASGWEKGIVEKNVQDSRRRIWQDAGQQCFGSFAELNVWLESRCRALWAEIPCPDASGMTVQEAVEIEQPHLMPMPGMFDGYIEVVARVSSTCLVTVKRNRYSVLCRWANRRVSVRLYPERLDLYADDALIASHARLFDRDQVSYDWQHYIPLLERKPGALRNGAPFAEMPSPLLSLQRALRKRPGGDRVMAEVLACVPVHGLDVVIAAVNRCLESGHTSVEQVRHLLTRLPENHEPEPATITTPDALKLNEVPIADTGRYDLLSENLSPIRLAEESGDA